The following nucleotide sequence is from Primulina tabacum isolate GXHZ01 chromosome 2, ASM2559414v2, whole genome shotgun sequence.
CCAAAGCTTTTGGTGATCCACTTCACAGAACCCAAAGAGGAAGAGATCTTGACGAAGGTGCTTGTGTTTCGGTTTTGTGGAGCTGGGGCACTTTTGAACATGCAGCTGAGGGGAAGTATAGCAGTTGCCATTTCCTGAAAAGGCAGCATCGGAACTTTAATTTCGCACCACACTATCACTACCACTCAAATGTTCATGCTGATCACATGCTTCTCTGCATTAAATGTAAGCCATCTATTTGTTGAACGATGACAATAGACAATATTGCCATCGATTCTAGTACCCAAGCTATTGATGTTGGAGCAATATGAGAAGTGCGAGAAAGTTGGTCTCTGCCCTTCACTCGAAGCTCCATGATGATAAATCACATTTATAAGAACTTAAAATCGAACTCAAAACTCTCTTTCGCCTCATTACGTGGATTACTCAATATTTAAGATCATACTCAAAACAATATTTGCAGAAGAAAAAGATTGAGAAAAATGATCAAAGGCACTAACTTTTAGAAAGGAAACCAAGAAACCAGGGTGACAGGGGTaaacaaaaatcaaaataaagtgCATAAACGTGTGACTCTCACATAGCACACCAACCACGGTAAAATCATCTTATTACAAACTTATTCAAAGCAGCAAACCAATATTGACCGAGCGTCCAAGTCAAGGTGTCAAAGATTCTAAAACAAACAATTTAAACAACAGTAAAATTCCATTTACATAAAGAAATGGTAAATTAAGCTGAAGCTTCTTACACAATTGTCGAAGAATAATCAGTCAAAGCACCAAGAATCTTACCATTGCATGTACCCGTGAACTATATTGTTGCAGAGGCTGAGGGGGAGGACCAATCGCCCCTCCCTATTAAATTTTACATCAAGAGTAtacacaaaaatatatatttttttatacatattaTACATACACAAAATACAATATATTTCCAATTAATTTTCGAGCTTTAATTTAACCATCAACGAAATCTTTGGCTCTGCCACTAATAGTTTGCACAAATATCAGCCAGGCTCCAGATCGAATTCAAAATCAGAGAAGAGGAACAACATTATGATGAAACATCACCTTTTTTCCACAACATAAATGTATTTCATTTAGgaataaaaaatttacaagATCACGAGAAAACatcttcaaatatttttaaaaatcatactgaAGTAAATTTATTAAATGTACAAAACAGCAGTACAATATCAAAGAAAAACCCAAAAATAAACATCTCAACAAAGCCTCCAGCAAACTCAAACGATCTTCTCACAATAAGTCTAGAAAATCcataacaaaaaaacaaaactcAAACTTTTCACACCGATCAGCCATATGAGGTGAACAAACATGAAAAAATCAAACAGAAACAGCAAAGATCTTTCTTGATAAAGCTACATATTAAAGAAATGAAGCCTTACAGAAGTCAAGATCTCACTCACCCCTTATGCACCGGTATAAAAAATTTACGCCTGGGTGTGACGAAAAAGGGGGAGAAACCGCAGGGAATTGATGGGTTTTGAGGGTTTGTGGCGGAGGTGACGGTGGATCCCTAAACAGTCAATACTGAAGCAGGCGGGTTGCCGAGGGTGGCGCTGGCAAATGTACATACAACTCTTGTGTGATGTTATGTGACGAATTTTCTAATGGAACCATTAAAATGTTTTTTGATAGgtatttattttgataaattgATTCGAACAATATTTATaagagtaggttttttgtgagacagtttgacgaatttttatctgtgagacgggtcaactctaccgatattcacaataaaaagtaatactcttagcataaaaagtaatattttttcatgaatgattcaaataaaagatatatctcacaaaatacgacccgtgaaaccgtctcacacaagttttgccTATTTATAATAACGAGTCAAATCGAAAATGAaatttatctcacaaaattgatctatAAGACAGttttacataattttttattttattttttatgtcaaaaatattaatttttcctCGATACCTAAAATAGATAATGATTTCTTTTCTGCCATTTAAATgctatttaaaaaatttgctGCCTGCTTCATGACTGAAGACTTAATCGATTGAAGTAAAATTTGAGGATATATTGATAAATTCATAAGATTtgattaaaattttacaaaaattaaaattactaaaaataTATTCATACGAAGTAGTTTGAAAAATTGTGTTGGTCATTCATTAATATTGGAATCGTGAATGttaaaaattgtgaaaattaTCAAGCAAAAATCATTTTGCTGAATACTTTCATTTGGGATAAaagatcattttttaaaaaaaaaaattaccaatgaatcaattatttaattttaagatTATTTGTGAAATAAacatgaattaaaattttaaaaaaattcatatgttGTGAAAATCCTGACTCATTGGTTTTCCATCAATAAATTTCTTTCACGCAACAGACTAAATCCCGATCCGCCCTTCCTTTTGGTGAAAACTTCGCGCATATCATCTTAAAAGCTTATTTAGCGCATTAAAAATATCGATGAATACATTGGCAGGCGTTGTTATTTAGGCTGATATTTAAATCTTGACCTCTAATGGAGATTATTGTGATAAACAAATCGAGTTAGATTTACGCGTTTTTCAAACCGACTCGATAAACATTTGATTCGTATTCGAATTTATCAAACTCGAACATGTTCCAATTTTTTCAAACCAATTttgaattcaaattatttagttCAATAGTTCACGGACCACTTCATAATCTAAACACtgtattaatataatataattatatattaaatatatataaatttcataCTTTCTAAAGTTTCGAACTTTTATTCTCGAATCTTATTGTCCGAACAATAATTCGATCAGATCTCGAATATCTTTAAAAATATTGAGCCAAATTCAAAGTACCTTTTGAGCAAAAAAAAATCGAGCTCAAATATACTTAATCCAATCCGGGCAAATAAATCAGTCATTGATCATAATTTTAACATAggaattggaaaaaaaatacaaatttataattgtcgtgtgaaaatatatttcatctttcaaaaataattttaatatcttACACTAATCAAAGGGAAAAATATATGTGATCCTATCACTCAAACCGCACATAACCTGAAAAATGTATGCAATCACTATGTACCATATACCGAACATGTACATTTAAACACTTGATCACCCAAAGCAGACTCAAGAAAATTTTAGAGAAATTCCACAttaagtttttaaattttaaataacaaTTACAAAGACTTGGGGTAAAGGCCAAAAACACTGCAGTAACAAATAGTGTACAATGAGATTTTCACAAATGTCAGTATCTCACTATGCAGTATCCTTCCCAAAAACATTTGCTACAAAACAAGGTTAGAGAAAGTTCAAATTCACCAAATAAAATTGTAAAGAAATCAGCAAGTAATAGTAATCCAAGTCTAAAGATAATGGAGGAATCATGCAAGAAAAAAACTGAGTATAAACCAAGCATCTCAACAGGCACAAAATTAATGGATCTCCAAAATGCATCAAGACAAGAGTATCAAAATGATGAAAAGCCCAAAAAAATCAGTCCGAGAAAGGTTTGATTGTCTGAGAAGATGCCTCTCACGAGTTTTCCACATAGGCATTCCAAACAGAAAAATAAGGTGAATCACTAGAAGACCCGTTGTGTCTTTCCCATAGTTGTCTTCAAGTATAAGCACCTTACCTGATTATGACAAAAAATAAACGCTTACCAACCACGAAAGTCCGAATATTCAATCAATATATCAAGCCATCAACACGTGAAAACATATATGTATGAAATAAAATTTGACTGATATTTTGCAGGAAAGGAGATTATTATTGGTTGTTATTAAAGAAAGCGTTTGAATGTACTTACGTTCTGCCAATTCTTCTTCAAAAGGGAGACTAAAAAGTTAACACTCATTTGAACGTTTTGAAATATTTGCTTCTCCTCCATATCGCAGTTTCCAACAGCAACTCCCATGCAAAGAACCTTCTTCAATTGGAACTTGACTGTGGCCTTGGTTTCCGCAACCTTGGACTCGAGGGATTCTTGATGAGACACGAGGGTAGGGAACTTACCTGCATCACActagaaataaatcaataaCAAGAATCGAATGCCATGATTATCACATTTGTAGAAAGGTATAACATAATTTTCTAATAAAAGTAAATATTCAGGGGCATTTCAACCAATACATATGGTGATTCACATGTGCTGTTTGCTCACAAATCAGTGAAAAGAACAAACCAACATGTGAAAAAGCACTTGCCTGCCTTGTTCAGACCAGGCCCTAACAGGCGAGGAATCTGTTTGATGACAGCTTCCGAGGCTAAGAAAGCATGATATTTTTTTGCAAGTTTCTTCACTAGTTTCTTGTTTTTATTCAACTTCTTTAAAGCCTCCACATCCATGGATTCCAAGCCAATTTTTTCAGCCTGGGTAAATTATTGCAAAAGATGTGAAAAATGATTACAAATACACAATATTAACAATATAACACGAGAAACAATAATGTAAATGAAAATTACTTTGTTGCAAAGGTCTAAACCTATCAAAAACAACTCTTCAACATGCTATTCGTTCACAGCAAATATCAGTagtgttttgattaaaaacagTTTCTGGTAAAAACAGCTCATAATACACATCTGGTTAAAAAACACTGATGGTAGATTATATTACAGTTCCTAAAAAATGAGATTGTGTGCAATTTTGATGCAAAATTACTAACTGGCCCTGGCTCAAAACGGATAATTCCACGTAGATTACCACAAagcatacataaacatacaatCAAAACAAAGGAGAAAATTATCACATTGGTCATATACTAGCTCTCACATAAGAGGAGTTTTTCATAGCTACCAAAATGTACATAAATTAcatgtatttaattaaaatatataagatTCATAGTCCTTCCGGTCCATGCAAATTGTGAATCTATATTATATACACATAACTACCTCATGCTTAATATTATGTTAAGAAAAGCAATGAAGAAACTCGATATACCTCTTCAACATGCTGAGCATCACCAAGCATGCATACTTTCATTTTTGGCCTGGGAATATGGGGCAACTTCACTGACCCGCTGAAACGTTTGTCCTTCTGAGGATCATAGTTCTTAAGCCCAATCTGGAGCTCAATTGTCTCAGTGAAATTTCGTTTCTTCTCCTTAGCATCAGAAGTAATCTGAGTTATAGCTTCCCTCAGGGCCTCACTCTGAAGCTTACTGCAAAAGCATTACAAAAAAAAAGGTTGTCAGACGGGTTTTATCTAAAAAACACgtaaaaaagaaagaaaccagaaaACATGGCTTGTGAACTCTTCTACGGCTTCTcccagaatttttttttaaaaaaaaaactagattTCACGTCTATTCAATCCAAAAATGCTTCAGCCTTTCTACAAATAAAGCAGCAGATCATTTCTTTAAGCCAATCCAAATGCAAACAACCATGAATATCAGGAAAAAAAAAGTGTTCCTCGGCTAAGGGTTTCTAACTGTCGCAATATATTTCCTCAAAGCTCCATTTACTTCGGATAGTATATCAATTCCCAATATCTAAACCATCGCGATAAAATAGATGAAACCTAACATGAGAGCGAACAGAAGGAACAAGGACAAGCCATACATCAGCTTAATCAAAAGCATATCTCAAATAATAACTCAAATCACTTCCGAAAGAACAAAAACGACGAGATTAGATAGAAAGTAACAACCCATTAAAGAAAGATAAGTTTGATTCTACCTCATCTTTCAAGGCCTTATCTTCTCAAATCACGCCTGCTCGCAAACAAAGCAACCGGAAAGCAAATAGGTAAACTCGTCAGTTTAGCTGCAATAACATGGACAAACACCGCGCAAAAACACATACCTCGGAGTCGGAAACAGAGGCGATTTCGATTTGCAGAGTCAGGGGCGCGTACTACGCAATAAATTGCTTCGCAAAAACCCTAGAGACTTGTTGGACTTAGGATTCTGATTGGGCTTCGGAGCTTTAAAACCCATAAGTAATTAATTACGGGTCCAAATTCTCTAGCCTTGTTcaagtttatatttttttctcctccttattattaaaaaaaaataaaatttaaggcTATGTCGATTGTGCTTAAATTGCTCACAATATATGAATCCAATAACATTATTTGTGCTATCCAAACAAGCCTTTGCTTATTTAAATAGAAATTCGGTCTTTCTTAAAAACTagttctttcgtttttcttggTCCCTAACAAAAACTGAATAAAGCTAATAGGTTCCAGTTCCAATTCAGTTCAAATTCAGCTCGAATTCGATGATTTTAaatacaaattaaatattttcagtGACTATTAAAAAAACTCACGAGCTGCTTTGATTTGTTTACTCCAAGACATGTCAAAGTAGACTCACGAGAGATACTCATTTTCAGGCTCCTCAATTTGGTGGGTTGGAAAATATCCCCATCTGCGACATAATTATTACTTTAACTCAAATTTTCACCACCACCTTATAAATtccaatattatattatatttaactattaaatatgatttttcaaaatttttaaattattttataaaataatttctgaTATTATTCATCATATGTCGTGACAACTCTATTTCCTCTAAACAAAACCAAACGAACAATTTATTTTAccaaatattgtttttttttttttcaaaatatttatttacaaCTCTTCAAACAAAAGCAAAGAAGCCCAATGCTACTGATCTTATTCACGATCATCAAAATGCTCTCTCTCTCAATCTAAGGTGAAGACGAGCCAAGCCCGATGCTGCAATAAACACTACTTCATTCAGATGGTCTCTGTCCCAAAACAGGAATATCCTCATACCGCTTCTGGAATACATCAAACACCGGAATAAACAACATATATCGACATAAGCAGTTCACTCGACACGAAAAAGAGATTCAATGATAGATTCAAGAAAGGAGTAGAGATAACGTCAAGTACCGCCCCACAAGAAGGTTAAACATAAAAGTAGGTTCAAAACCAACACTACACATTGTGATAACCTTATACACAAATATTCCTTGCCCAAATTTTTGTCAAGCTGATAGCTTACCAGCCGACCTGGAATCCTAATTTTGTTTTCAGATCAGGTGGCACATTGTCATATGAGTTCGTCAACAAATAAactttaatttttaaaagaaacatTAATGCTCATAATTTCTTGTATGATTCACGATTATCAACATGTAAAACCGGTAGGAGTGATACTCAATTTCAGCTCGTCAAAGGTGTGTTAAGAAAGAACTTGAATCTCCAGCCAGCGTAGCACTTTGCGCACCCAAAGTGAGGTCCGAAAAATTTATGTCATAGTTTAAACATACAGTAGCTAAATAAACATATTTAGAAATCAACTTACCCCGCACCTAAATTGAAAATTGGTAATTAGCAGCACTTTCATAAAGTGTTGAAGAGAACACTTGATGAAACCTTCAAAATGAATTCACTATTGAACCTACAATGTATCAGAGTCCTGAATTGAATCACTTCTACGTCTTTAAGCAGACAACGAGAAATAAGATATCATATAAAACCTCCTATTGCATCTTATTCAGTCAAAAACACCGGGGAAACCTTGAAATATTTCCTAAAGATCACACAAATCTTCTAATTCATTTCTATACACCCGTTATCAACAACAAATGAGTGTACTAAGCCAATCACAGAACAAATTGAAGGATGAAAAAAAAGGTGAGTAATGATAGAGTCTAATTTCTGAGGATTAAATTAACAACTAAGTGACGCTACTGAATCTTGAAGCAATGCTAAGGGCTAAGACACCATATCAAGCTTAATATATTCCCATTTTCCCACATACATTTGTTGAACTTGATAGACTCATCACAAACAACTTAAAAAATTTAGTATTACTTGTCGTCTTTCCCGAAAAAGTTGTAATGCAACACAAATGTAAAATTCCAAACCTTTCACCAAAAACTGAATCGCACTCAACAACATCAGCTCAAATTagtgttaaaagaaaaataacatACCCCGAAATTGTTGTGCTCCCAAAGCCTATGAATTCCATAGTCCACCGCCTGAAATCAGAGCATGGAATATGAGTAAAAGAACAACCTAGCATAACAACACACCCTACGAAACTTCGAAATAGTCAAAACTACAGCTTCACAATACCAAAATGGAAATCAATTCAATAGAACAAATTTACGAAAATAGGCGCGAAGATGCTTACACGTTCGCCGAGGAACGCGCCGACGACGACGAAGGTGACGTAGATGGGAGTGCGGCGCATAATCAATCTGTACATCCCTTCCAAAATGACTGCCGCTTCGCCTAGCCGCCGGTTCCATTGTGGTTGCTCTGTCACCTGCAAAAGCTGATACTCGGAATCTTCGTCCGAGTAAGGAGAAATAAGGAGAAATGGAGGGTGGAGTTGATTAATTTCAAtccatgtattttaaaattctttcaatattaattatgattaaaataatttttttaaaagtaaaataaaatttattttacgttatatattttataataaatttaaaatatgcatgagaatcgagtaggggtgggaaaaaatatcgaaataccgaaataccgaaaaaccgtaccgaaaaaaataccgaacttaccgaaaaaatcggtataccgaacatttcggtatcgatatgaaatatttttttttcggtatttcggtataccgaaaaaatatcggtataccgaaaacaccgacaaaattttcggtgtcgATAAAGTACCGGTATGAACTTTTTCCATActgaaaattcggtataccgaatgtgcggtataccgaaatttcggtatcggtatgaaaaaatttcatatcgatattttcggtacggtatacgaTACCGTAGTTCGGTACGGTACGGTACCGTACCCACCCCTAGAATCGAGCTCACTcacaaatttatattaaaaaaaaactattaagTAGGTGAATTTTCGTTCGTGTTGATgcataatatttatataatttcgaACTTAtcatacattttttattttaaattaacaaattatatttttgaaatggtttaatatttaaacacaaaattattatatttattaattttaatgacGTAAGAACCAATAACCGTTGTCATATTCGATGTACACcgaataaaatttttaatcatgaaaattctattttgatatatgatttatcagtAATTTTATCTAAATTATTACCTCTCCATAATACtcgtattttatgaaaaaataataaaataagaacTTTAAAATCTagatattaaatataataacgTTTTACATAAAATGTTatcataaataaaattatatgttaTATTGTACATCCTTATATCGTTTCACAAAACAATaacttattattaatttttatctctggtcaaaaaaatataaatacaaaATTAGTTTTACTTTTGTTTACAAAAGTACTTCAAAAATATTGTCGACTTCGACTACATAGATATtaattctttaaattaaatgatTTCCTAAATATTATTTCTTAAACCAATATCTAAGATATGATCATTAACAATATTTATCCAAGTTTTAAATGACTTAACCTTCATTCTACTTATTCCATTAACATGTCAATCTAAGATGTGTCGGATTGATGGCGTGTTTGATATCCTCTTCACATGATCAAACCATGTTAAAGTTTTACGTATAATTTTACATCATTTACGGGGGTATACCTAAATAACTCATAGTCCTTGCATTTCTATTTATATCCTTGTCCGTTTTGTCACACATT
It contains:
- the LOC142524564 gene encoding large ribosomal subunit protein uL1z-like, which gives rise to MSKLQSEALREAITQITSDAKEKKRNFTETIELQIGLKNYDPQKDKRFSGSVKLPHIPRPKMKVCMLGDAQHVEEAEKIGLESMDVEALKKLNKNKKLVKKLAKKYHAFLASEAVIKQIPRLLGPGLNKAGKFPTLVSHQESLESKVAETKATVKFQLKKVLCMGVAVGNCDMEEKQIFQNVQMSVNFLVSLLKKNWQNVRCLYLKTTMGKTQRVF